A single window of Streptomyces griseoviridis DNA harbors:
- a CDS encoding glycosyltransferase produces MLTSIVIATVSMALFGMAAFTLWWQMHAWRTPEVLASTRFSRPDGAAHVSFSLLLPARHEQAVLDHTVQRLLESSHTDFEIIVIVGHDDPETTAVAERAAARDPRVRVVVDTHEKKNKPRAMNTALPRCRGAVVGVFDAEDQVHPELLAHVDHAFRTTGADVVQGGVQLINFHSSWYSLRNCLEYFFWFRSRLHLHAQKGFIPLGGNTVFVRTDVLRAAGGWDPDCLAEDCDLGVRLSSVGKKVVVAYDSAMVTREETPGSLMSLLKQRTRWNQGFLQVYRKKDWHRLPRFEQRLLARYTLMTPFLQAFSGVIIPLNVAVALFLDVPVGIAFVTFLPALTALVTFVFEVVGLHDFGAQYGLRVRTVHYLKLVLGGPAYQVLLAGAAIRAVWREQRGRTDWELTTHTGAHLSGAAVTRDLREDVPA; encoded by the coding sequence TTGCTCACGTCCATCGTCATCGCCACTGTCTCGATGGCCCTGTTCGGGATGGCTGCGTTCACTCTGTGGTGGCAGATGCACGCGTGGCGCACGCCCGAAGTGCTCGCCTCCACCCGGTTCAGCAGACCGGACGGCGCCGCACACGTGTCGTTCTCGCTGCTCCTGCCGGCCCGCCACGAACAGGCGGTCCTCGACCACACCGTCCAGCGGCTGCTGGAGTCCAGCCACACCGACTTCGAGATCATCGTCATCGTGGGGCACGACGACCCCGAGACCACCGCGGTGGCCGAACGCGCCGCCGCACGCGACCCACGGGTCCGGGTCGTCGTCGACACCCATGAGAAGAAGAACAAACCGCGCGCCATGAACACCGCGCTGCCGCGCTGCCGGGGAGCCGTCGTCGGGGTCTTCGACGCCGAGGACCAGGTCCATCCCGAGCTGCTCGCCCACGTCGACCACGCCTTCCGCACCACCGGCGCCGACGTCGTGCAGGGCGGCGTCCAGCTGATCAACTTCCACTCCAGCTGGTACAGCCTGCGCAACTGCCTCGAATACTTCTTCTGGTTCAGGTCCCGGCTGCATCTGCACGCCCAGAAGGGGTTCATACCGCTCGGCGGCAACACCGTCTTCGTCCGCACCGACGTCCTGCGCGCGGCCGGCGGCTGGGACCCGGACTGCCTCGCCGAGGACTGCGACCTCGGTGTCCGGCTCTCCTCGGTCGGCAAGAAGGTCGTCGTCGCCTACGACTCCGCGATGGTCACCCGCGAGGAGACACCCGGCAGCCTGATGTCGCTGCTGAAGCAGCGCACCCGCTGGAACCAGGGGTTCCTCCAGGTCTACCGGAAGAAGGACTGGCACCGGCTGCCGCGCTTCGAGCAGCGGTTGCTGGCCCGCTACACCCTCATGACACCGTTCCTCCAGGCGTTCTCCGGCGTGATCATCCCGCTCAACGTGGCCGTCGCCCTCTTCCTCGACGTGCCCGTCGGGATCGCCTTCGTCACCTTCCTGCCGGCCCTCACCGCCCTCGTCACCTTCGTCTTCGAGGTCGTCGGACTGCACGACTTCGGGGCCCAGTACGGGCTGCGGGTGCGCACCGTCCACTACCTCAAGCTGGTCCTGGGCGGTCCCGCCTACCAGGTGCTGCTCGCCGGAGCCGCCATCCGCGCCGTCTGGCGCGAGCAACGCGGGCGCACCGACTGGGAGTTGACCACGCACACCGGCGCGCACCTCAGCGGCGCTGCCGTGACCCGAGACCTCCGAGAGGACGTCCCCGCGTGA
- a CDS encoding phospholipid carrier-dependent glycosyltransferase, whose protein sequence is MTSTLPAATAPQVPAQRTPAPETAPPERPAAPGGLRAARPDLLLCGALLVVILVVQGWNIADYPALSDDEGTYLAQAWAVQQGSGLAHYTYWYDHPPLGWIQLALLTWIPSVLSPGSMTVGTMRTVMLLVSAVSAILLYLLARRLSLPRWAAALAMALFGLSPLSVVLQREIFLDNLAVLWTLLAFTLAASPSRHLWHHFAAGVAAAVGVLTKETMLVVLPALLLTMWRHSHRDTRKFALTGAVTACTLIGFLYPLFALLKGELVPGSGHVSLWDGITYQMTRPGSGFILDPGSGSYGVLHSWLYYDRVLPLGGLLGAVLLLVTWRWSVTARALAGPALTIAILAALALRPDGYLPAMYVIQALPFLALVLAGGAASVAHGVLRRRRTEREARYVTAGRHVVAVALALAAAAYTVPSWYDGARTAVTTDANAPYRAAAGWLASEVEEPRDTRVLVDDALWLDLVHAGYRPGLGVIWFYKADLDPAVTRTMPRGWRDLDYVVASPTVRRDAADLPHVRAAIDHSTPVAVFGTGPDRIEIRQIQPASGGVR, encoded by the coding sequence GTGACCTCCACCCTCCCCGCGGCGACCGCTCCCCAGGTCCCCGCGCAGCGCACTCCCGCGCCCGAAACCGCCCCGCCCGAGCGCCCCGCCGCACCCGGCGGGCTCCGGGCGGCCCGCCCCGACCTGCTGCTGTGCGGCGCGCTCCTCGTCGTCATCCTGGTCGTGCAGGGCTGGAACATCGCCGACTACCCGGCCCTCAGCGACGACGAGGGCACCTACCTCGCGCAGGCCTGGGCGGTCCAGCAGGGCAGCGGCCTCGCCCACTACACCTACTGGTACGACCACCCGCCGCTCGGCTGGATACAACTCGCCCTGCTCACCTGGATACCCTCGGTGCTCAGCCCGGGTTCGATGACCGTCGGCACCATGCGCACGGTGATGCTGCTGGTCAGCGCGGTCAGCGCGATCCTCCTCTACCTGCTGGCCCGGCGGCTGTCGCTGCCCCGCTGGGCCGCCGCCCTCGCCATGGCCCTCTTCGGCCTCTCGCCGCTGTCGGTCGTCCTCCAGCGCGAGATCTTCCTCGACAACCTCGCCGTGCTGTGGACGCTGCTGGCGTTCACCCTGGCCGCCTCCCCGAGCCGCCACCTCTGGCACCACTTCGCGGCGGGCGTCGCCGCGGCCGTCGGCGTCCTCACCAAGGAGACGATGCTCGTCGTCCTGCCCGCGCTGCTGCTCACCATGTGGCGGCACAGCCACCGCGACACCCGCAAGTTCGCCCTCACCGGCGCGGTCACCGCCTGCACCCTGATCGGCTTCCTGTACCCCCTGTTCGCCCTGCTGAAGGGCGAGTTGGTGCCCGGCAGCGGCCATGTCTCGCTCTGGGACGGCATCACCTACCAGATGACGAGGCCCGGCTCCGGCTTCATCCTCGACCCCGGTTCCGGCTCCTACGGGGTGCTGCACTCCTGGCTGTACTACGACCGCGTCCTGCCGCTCGGCGGGCTGCTCGGCGCGGTCCTGCTGCTGGTCACCTGGCGCTGGTCGGTCACCGCCCGCGCGCTCGCGGGCCCCGCCCTCACGATCGCGATCCTCGCCGCCCTCGCCCTGCGCCCCGACGGCTATCTGCCCGCCATGTACGTCATCCAGGCGCTGCCGTTCCTCGCCCTGGTGCTGGCGGGCGGCGCCGCCTCGGTCGCCCACGGGGTGCTGCGCCGCCGGCGGACGGAGCGGGAGGCGCGGTACGTCACCGCGGGACGCCATGTCGTCGCCGTCGCCCTGGCGCTCGCGGCCGCCGCCTACACCGTGCCGAGCTGGTACGACGGCGCCCGCACCGCCGTCACCACCGACGCCAACGCCCCCTACCGGGCCGCCGCCGGCTGGCTGGCCTCGGAGGTCGAGGAACCGCGCGACACCCGGGTCCTCGTCGACGACGCGCTCTGGCTCGACCTGGTGCACGCCGGGTACCGGCCGGGACTCGGCGTCATCTGGTTCTACAAGGCCGACCTCGACCCGGCGGTCACCAGGACCATGCCGCGCGGCTGGCGCGACCTCGACTACGTGGTCGCCTCCCCGACGGTACGGCGCGACGCGGCCGACCTGCCCCATGTCCGGGCCGCCATCGACCACTCCACCCCGGTCGCCGTCTTCGGCACCGGACCCGACCGCATCGAGATCCGGCAGATCCAGCCGGCCTCCGGAGGCGTCCGATGA
- a CDS encoding glycosyltransferase, giving the protein MTHEHAAVPGELTDPAGSGGALAEPGAVTLVVPTFNESANIRELLRQIAESVPSRLPCEVVFVDDSTDDTPDVIREAARHCPFPVTVLHRAEPVGGLGGAVVEGLRAATSEWIVVMDGDCQHPPSLVPELVATGERTGAGLVVASRYIEGGSRAGLAGGYRVAVSRAATWLTKSLFPRGLRGISDPMSGFFAIRRADITADTLKPLGYKILLELAVRGRPDRVGEVPFVFQDRFAGHSKSGAREGLRFLRHLIGLRTASPAARLIGFGLIGASGFLPNLLGLWALTRAGLHYVPAEIAANQLGVAWNLVLIEHLLFRDRRGHRRWWDRACRFALLANADLVLRIPLIALLVHRFGMGALGATALALAITFVLRFVGTEALVYLPRRGRGGSTAARRAV; this is encoded by the coding sequence ATGACCCACGAACACGCTGCCGTGCCGGGCGAGTTGACGGACCCGGCGGGGTCAGGGGGCGCGCTGGCCGAGCCGGGCGCCGTCACCCTCGTCGTCCCCACCTTCAACGAGTCCGCGAACATCCGCGAACTCCTGCGCCAGATAGCCGAGTCGGTGCCGTCCCGGCTGCCCTGCGAGGTCGTCTTCGTCGACGACTCCACCGACGACACCCCGGACGTGATCCGGGAGGCCGCCCGGCACTGCCCGTTCCCGGTGACCGTCCTGCACCGGGCGGAGCCCGTCGGCGGCCTCGGCGGCGCGGTCGTCGAGGGGCTGCGGGCGGCCACCTCCGAGTGGATCGTCGTCATGGACGGCGACTGCCAGCATCCCCCGTCCCTGGTACCGGAGTTGGTCGCCACCGGGGAACGCACGGGCGCCGGGCTCGTCGTCGCCTCGCGCTACATCGAGGGCGGCAGCAGGGCCGGACTCGCCGGCGGCTACCGGGTCGCCGTCTCCCGCGCCGCGACCTGGCTCACCAAGTCCCTCTTCCCGCGCGGGCTGCGCGGCATCAGCGACCCGATGAGCGGCTTCTTCGCGATCCGCCGCGCCGACATCACCGCCGACACCCTCAAGCCGCTCGGCTACAAGATCCTCCTGGAACTCGCCGTCCGCGGCAGGCCGGACCGGGTCGGCGAGGTGCCGTTCGTCTTCCAGGACCGGTTCGCGGGACACTCCAAGTCCGGCGCGCGCGAGGGGTTACGGTTCCTGCGCCATCTGATCGGGCTGCGCACCGCCTCCCCGGCCGCCCGCCTGATCGGCTTCGGCCTGATCGGCGCCTCCGGGTTCCTGCCCAACCTGCTGGGCCTGTGGGCCCTCACCCGCGCCGGACTGCACTACGTACCGGCCGAGATCGCCGCCAACCAGCTCGGCGTCGCCTGGAACCTCGTCCTCATCGAGCACCTGCTGTTCCGCGACCGCAGGGGACACCGCCGCTGGTGGGACCGGGCCTGCCGGTTCGCGCTGCTCGCCAACGCCGACCTGGTGCTGCGCATCCCGCTGATCGCGCTGCTCGTGCACCGGTTCGGGATGGGCGCGCTCGGCGCGACCGCGCTCGCCCTGGCCATCACGTTCGTGCTGCGCTTCGTCGGGACCGAAGCGCTGGTCTACCTCCCGCGCAGGGGGCGCGGGGGAAGCACCGCAGCGAGGAGAGCCGTGTGA
- a CDS encoding galactose oxidase early set domain-containing protein: MRKRSVRTHRRRTALVGVGALTAGLLLTAPQQAAAANLVVNAGFETAGPDGMPSCWERSGWGDNDFAFETTSDAHSGAKAMKVTLTRRVDGDRKALITESAACAPVVAAGRQYDLSLWYRSTTPDANVTLFRHDSTAGWQYWTDLKTLDMQGSWTEATVRTPEVPAGTDRITWGVSVYGTGSVTTDDYTMEQVATVTPPAGCTATAAECADGRWEVLPTRNPVRSMHSVVLSNGKVLLIAGSGNSEENFAAGTFTSAVYDPAAGTYKVIPTPKDMFCAGHVQLQDGRVLVMSGNQAFPAADGSHGYEGYKDSYLFDPATETYSRTNDLNDGHWYPSATELGNGDVISFGGLREDSTGSVTAEYWKDAEQRWLPLWQVNQTWSYWGLYPSMILMQDGRLFYSGSHVFGNNIPGTGSAIYDYDANTVTQVPGLRAKDERDQSASVLLPPAQDQRVLTLGGGNIDSNPEAGRLTDVIDLKAADPAYVAGPPIPQGTVDLGAGPVPQTGDQGKMYVSAVLLPDGTVLETGGALHNRADPVRETSIYDPATGTFDPVAADPEARGYHSSAFLLPDGRVMTTGDNPGNGTWNHAVSLYTPPYLLKGPRPAITSVIDTEWTYGDTQRITVDRPIAKAELIRPAAVTHSSDPNQRFVDLPLSVDPENSGDAGTVDLNVTSNPDLAPPGWYMLFAVDANGVPSVAKWVHLQGPKALAAPEAAAHVHSFADSLTGKVEGPRKKRTSQPVPVTVAGCDRHYGTVNVCVPTAFPAEVKRTAAARCGWLKRNHYGRLRVNGGDDPLGLDRDRDGVACGTADVRGR, encoded by the coding sequence GTGAGGAAGAGATCTGTCCGCACCCACCGCAGAAGGACCGCGCTGGTCGGGGTGGGGGCCCTGACCGCCGGTCTGCTCCTGACCGCGCCGCAGCAGGCCGCCGCCGCCAACCTGGTCGTCAACGCCGGGTTCGAGACGGCCGGACCCGACGGCATGCCGTCCTGCTGGGAGCGGTCCGGCTGGGGCGACAACGACTTCGCCTTCGAGACGACGAGCGACGCCCACAGCGGCGCGAAGGCGATGAAGGTGACGCTGACCCGCCGCGTCGACGGCGACCGCAAGGCCCTGATCACCGAGTCCGCCGCATGCGCGCCGGTGGTCGCCGCGGGCAGGCAGTACGACCTGTCGCTCTGGTACCGCTCGACCACCCCGGACGCCAACGTCACCCTGTTCCGGCACGACAGCACGGCCGGCTGGCAGTACTGGACGGACCTCAAGACGCTGGACATGCAGGGGAGTTGGACCGAGGCCACGGTCCGCACCCCGGAGGTGCCGGCCGGCACCGACCGGATCACCTGGGGCGTCTCCGTCTACGGCACCGGCTCGGTGACCACCGACGACTACACGATGGAACAGGTCGCGACAGTCACCCCGCCGGCCGGCTGCACCGCCACCGCGGCCGAGTGCGCCGACGGCCGCTGGGAGGTGCTGCCCACCCGCAACCCGGTCCGCTCGATGCACTCCGTCGTCCTGAGCAACGGCAAGGTGCTGCTGATCGCGGGCTCAGGCAACAGCGAGGAGAACTTCGCCGCGGGCACCTTCACCTCGGCGGTCTACGATCCCGCCGCCGGCACCTACAAGGTCATCCCCACGCCGAAGGACATGTTCTGCGCCGGGCACGTCCAGCTCCAGGACGGCCGGGTGCTGGTGATGAGCGGCAACCAGGCGTTCCCCGCGGCCGACGGCTCGCACGGCTACGAGGGCTACAAGGACTCCTACCTCTTCGACCCGGCCACCGAGACCTACAGCAGGACCAACGACCTCAACGACGGCCACTGGTACCCGTCGGCGACCGAGCTGGGCAACGGCGACGTCATCTCGTTCGGCGGACTGCGCGAGGACTCCACCGGGTCGGTGACCGCCGAGTACTGGAAGGACGCCGAGCAGCGCTGGCTGCCGCTGTGGCAGGTCAACCAGACCTGGTCCTACTGGGGCCTGTACCCGTCGATGATCCTGATGCAGGACGGCCGCCTCTTCTACTCGGGCAGCCATGTCTTCGGCAACAACATCCCCGGCACCGGTTCGGCGATCTACGACTACGACGCCAACACCGTCACCCAGGTGCCGGGACTGCGGGCCAAGGACGAGCGGGACCAGTCGGCGAGCGTGCTGCTGCCCCCGGCGCAGGACCAGCGGGTGCTGACCCTCGGCGGCGGCAACATCGACTCCAACCCGGAGGCGGGCCGCCTCACCGACGTCATCGACCTCAAGGCCGCCGACCCCGCCTATGTCGCCGGGCCCCCGATCCCGCAGGGCACCGTCGACCTCGGCGCGGGCCCGGTCCCGCAGACCGGCGACCAGGGCAAGATGTACGTCTCCGCCGTGCTGCTGCCCGACGGCACGGTCCTGGAGACCGGCGGCGCGCTGCACAACCGCGCCGACCCGGTCCGCGAGACGTCGATCTACGACCCGGCGACCGGCACCTTCGACCCGGTGGCCGCCGACCCGGAGGCCCGGGGCTACCACTCGTCCGCGTTCCTGCTGCCCGACGGCCGGGTGATGACCACGGGCGACAACCCGGGCAACGGCACCTGGAACCACGCCGTGTCGCTGTACACCCCGCCGTATCTGCTCAAGGGGCCCCGCCCGGCCATCACTTCGGTGATCGACACGGAGTGGACGTACGGCGACACCCAGCGCATCACCGTCGACCGGCCGATCGCCAAGGCCGAGTTGATCCGCCCGGCCGCCGTCACCCACTCCTCCGACCCCAACCAGCGGTTCGTCGACCTGCCGCTGTCGGTGGACCCGGAGAACAGCGGTGACGCCGGCACCGTCGACCTGAACGTCACGAGCAACCCCGACCTGGCCCCGCCCGGCTGGTACATGCTGTTCGCGGTCGACGCGAACGGCGTGCCGTCGGTGGCGAAGTGGGTGCACCTCCAGGGCCCCAAGGCGCTCGCCGCCCCGGAGGCCGCCGCGCACGTCCACTCCTTCGCGGACTCGCTGACCGGCAAGGTCGAGGGGCCGCGGAAGAAGCGGACCTCGCAGCCGGTCCCGGTCACCGTCGCGGGCTGCGACCGGCACTACGGCACGGTCAACGTGTGCGTGCCGACCGCGTTCCCCGCGGAGGTGAAGCGGACGGCGGCGGCCCGCTGCGGCTGGCTGAAGAGGAACCACTACGGGCGGCTGAGGGTGAACGGCGGTGACGACCCGCTCGGCCTCGACCGCGACCGGGACGGCGTGGCGTGCGGGACGGCGGACGTGCGCGGGAGATGA
- a CDS encoding Mut7-C RNAse domain-containing protein produces the protein MNGPEIHVEVAPELALFVPHARRSGATALTVDGKATLGHVVESLGVPLTEVGALLVDGREVTAGHIPAAGESVTVRPVERPQRVPGAPLRFLLDVHLGTLARRLRLLGVDSAYESTDIGDPALAARSAEQRRVLLSRDRGLLHRRELWAGGYVYSTDPDAQLHDVLDRFRPELAPWTRCTACNGLLRAATKEEVADQLAGGTRRSFDVFARCGACGRAYWKGAHHEQLETIVARALDRFAG, from the coding sequence GTGAACGGACCCGAGATCCACGTCGAAGTCGCCCCCGAACTCGCCCTGTTCGTGCCGCACGCGCGCCGCAGCGGAGCCACCGCCCTCACCGTCGACGGCAAGGCCACCCTCGGCCATGTCGTGGAGTCCCTCGGGGTGCCGCTGACCGAGGTGGGCGCCCTGCTCGTGGACGGCCGCGAGGTGACGGCCGGACACATCCCGGCGGCCGGCGAGTCCGTCACCGTCCGGCCCGTCGAGCGCCCCCAGCGGGTGCCCGGCGCCCCGCTCCGCTTCCTCCTCGACGTCCATCTCGGCACCCTCGCCCGCCGGTTGCGGCTGCTCGGCGTGGACAGCGCCTACGAGTCGACGGACATCGGCGACCCGGCCCTCGCCGCCCGCTCGGCCGAGCAGCGGCGGGTGCTGCTCAGCCGGGACCGCGGTCTGCTGCACCGGCGTGAACTGTGGGCGGGCGGCTACGTCTACTCCACCGACCCCGACGCCCAACTCCACGACGTCCTTGACCGGTTCCGCCCCGAACTGGCCCCCTGGACCCGCTGCACCGCCTGCAACGGCCTGCTGCGCGCGGCGACCAAGGAGGAGGTCGCCGACCAGCTCGCGGGCGGCACCCGGCGCTCGTTCGACGTCTTCGCGCGGTGCGGTGCGTGCGGCCGCGCCTACTGGAAGGGCGCCCACCACGAGCAGTTGGAGACGATCGTGGCGCGCGCCCTCGACCGGTTCGCGGGGTGA
- a CDS encoding TetR/AcrR family transcriptional regulator produces the protein MTAAHPTAPTDRPRPGLRERKKIKTREAIRSAAYALIERQGYDATTIEQIAALAEVSPSTVSRYFAGKEDIVLPHEHAGRLLDALRARPADEPWQTSLRHVLRTAVDLGTAEGPEVTRLRGRLLAEVPAVRARLLETVSATGHLLSEAVAERAGQGQDRLEVRVFTMSLLGGLMEVPLYWAEHGFRDDLTDLVDRALDGCAHPPPAPNS, from the coding sequence ATGACCGCCGCGCACCCCACAGCCCCCACCGACCGCCCCCGGCCGGGCCTGCGCGAGCGGAAGAAGATCAAGACCAGGGAGGCGATCCGCTCGGCCGCGTACGCGCTGATCGAGCGGCAGGGCTACGACGCCACGACGATCGAGCAGATCGCCGCCCTGGCCGAGGTGTCCCCCTCGACGGTGTCGCGGTACTTCGCGGGCAAGGAGGACATCGTCCTGCCCCACGAGCACGCCGGGCGGCTCCTCGACGCGCTGCGGGCGCGTCCCGCCGACGAGCCGTGGCAGACCTCGCTGCGGCACGTGCTGCGCACCGCCGTCGACCTCGGCACCGCCGAAGGGCCCGAGGTGACCCGGCTGCGCGGCCGGCTGCTCGCCGAGGTGCCCGCCGTCCGCGCCCGGCTCCTGGAGACGGTGTCGGCCACCGGCCACCTGCTCTCCGAGGCCGTCGCCGAACGCGCGGGCCAGGGCCAGGACCGCCTGGAGGTCAGGGTCTTCACCATGTCCCTGCTCGGCGGTCTGATGGAGGTCCCGCTGTACTGGGCGGAGCACGGGTTCCGGGACGACCTCACCGACCTCGTGGACCGCGCCCTCGACGGCTGCGCCCACCCGCCGCCCGCCCCGAATTCCTGA
- the trhA gene encoding PAQR family membrane homeostasis protein TrhA codes for MTASAPDAPTDQPPVGRGPTALSLPHPVKPKLRGWLHLGMFPAVLVAGLVLTALADSSRGRIACGIYVLTACLLFGVSALYHRGDWSPRMDGVLRRLDHANIFLIIAGTYTPLTMLLLPGAKGQAVLWGIWAAAAAGIAFRVFWVGAPRWLYTPCYIAMGWAAVFFLPDFMRTGGIAVLVLVIVGGLLYSAGGVVYGIKRPNPSPRWFGFHEVFHSLTLAAFVVHYVGISLVAYQHG; via the coding sequence ATGACTGCGTCCGCCCCTGACGCGCCCACGGACCAGCCGCCCGTCGGCCGCGGTCCCACCGCGCTCTCCCTGCCGCACCCGGTGAAGCCGAAGCTCCGAGGCTGGCTGCACCTGGGTATGTTTCCGGCCGTTCTGGTCGCCGGACTGGTGCTGACCGCCCTCGCCGACTCCTCCCGGGGCCGGATCGCCTGCGGGATCTACGTCCTCACGGCGTGCCTGCTCTTCGGCGTGAGCGCGCTGTACCACCGGGGCGACTGGAGTCCGCGGATGGACGGCGTGCTGCGCCGCCTCGACCACGCCAACATCTTCCTGATCATCGCGGGCACCTACACCCCGCTGACGATGCTGCTGCTGCCCGGCGCGAAGGGGCAGGCGGTGCTCTGGGGCATCTGGGCCGCCGCCGCGGCCGGCATCGCCTTCCGGGTCTTCTGGGTCGGCGCGCCGCGCTGGCTCTACACCCCCTGCTACATCGCGATGGGCTGGGCGGCCGTCTTCTTCCTGCCCGACTTCATGCGCACCGGCGGCATCGCCGTCCTCGTCCTGGTGATCGTGGGCGGACTGCTCTACAGCGCGGGCGGGGTCGTCTACGGCATCAAGCGGCCCAACCCCTCCCCGCGCTGGTTCGGCTTCCACGAGGTCTTCCACTCGCTGACGCTGGCCGCGTTCGTCGTCCACTACGTCGGGATCTCCCTGGTGGCGTACCAGCACGGGTGA